The genomic segment cttgattGGCCTTAAGAAGGGTAATTATTACCTAATTAGGCTGAAATGTCGCATCTGGTGTTTGGATTGAACTTTTGACAATTctgccaagtagggtccaatTCGATTTTGCTTcgtaagcctctaaagggcacaaatGTTGCTCATAGTGTTTGTTATGCCATGACATGTATGGcacaacgcctgggttcgaatcctggcgagaacatcatacaaACATTTCAGCGgtacctaatgctggcgacatttgtgaggcactaagccatgtaaaagcttctccccaaaaaggtgtctcactgcggcactccatacgatttggcttaaaaaagGAGGGCCTtcgtcattgagcttaatcggACCGCACTgcttgatatgcgagaagtttgtccctggccaaaattgcatatttgcattcaataatttttttttgatataagtGTGGAGAgtaaataagattcgacccgggcAAACTTCATGCGTTCTTTGCCCCCATCACAACTTACCGTACCCGCCAACTGGGCGACGCATTTTGTGTAACACTATAGAATAGAAATTTTGGAAAGCAAATTACTAAGGACATTTCTTAAGTGGATTTTTTTACGATTACACTTACTTTGATATCCGCTACATTTTCCACTTCTTCATAGTTTCCCACACGCAACAAATCTAATTTTTCAACAGGGATTTTAAATTTCGGAGTACAACCATTACGCATCATATCCAAGCTCTGTTCAAATTGTTCCATAGTAACCTAAGAGGGAAAACAATCTCATAATTTTGGCTTTTGGGTGTCGCAAATCTATCTCCTTACCGCCTTTGTTAGGGAAACATTGGTTACTAAACAAAATAGGAACCACCTCAATATAATCCAAATAAGATGCAACATTTGtaattttgtgttgttgtttttttttgcgtttttgggATATCCAATCTAGGTAGTTCAATTTTGCGAGAATGCGAATACTTTCGTTGCAATGCGGCGGCAAGTAATTTCAACGTAAAGTCGTTTCGAATGAAATTGCCATTATTGTCGGTTCCTTGTATTTATAGACTATAGTTGGCAGGCAAGTTATAAGTGATTCGCTATTTCAATCAAATGATGCCTCAGTGGTGCGTAATGATGCCGTTACAATAGCACTAATCAATGTTTTTGGGAgttgtaattaaaaaatttcctataacaaaataaaaacaaaatgttttaattacaTCCACAGCCATTTAATTAGAGTACCTCTCATATGAGTACCTTAAATGGCTAGTGAAAAAATGATGATAAAATTCCATTAAACATTCTTTAAGTTTGTATGGAATAGGTTTTTTTAAAAACACAAGTTTCATTCATATATTTACAGTCATTGTTTATAATGACTGCATTACATGGCATGCGAACTAcatctttgttaaaaaaatgtttttttttgtggaatgaGGGAAACAAACGATttattataccaaccaccgaaggatgggggggggatattaattttgtcattccgttttgcaacacatcgaaatatccatcttcgaccctataaagtatatatattcttgatcagcgtaaaaatctaagacgatctagcaatgtccgtccgtctgtccgcctgtctgttgaaatcacgctacagtctttgaaaatagagatattgatgtTTTTTCTTTTCGGCATCCTCTTCCaattggcccagttcggtccaaatttggatatatgtagctgccatatagatcgatctctcgattaaggttttgggcccataaaaagcgcatttattgtccgatgtcgccgaaatttgggacagtgagttgagttaggcccctcgacatcttccagaaatatggcacagatcggtccagattttgatatagctgccatatggaccgatctctcgatttaaggtcttgtgcccataaaaggcgcatttattgtccgatttcgccgaaatttgggacagtgagttgagttaggcttctcgacatctttctggaatatggcccagatcggtccaaatttggatatagctgccatgtagatcgatctctcgatttaagttcttgtgcccataaaaggcccatttattgtccgatttcgccgaaatttgggacagtaagttgagttaggcccctcgacatcttccagaaatatggcacagatcggtccagattttgatatagctgccatatggaccgatctctcgatttaagttcttgtgcccataaaaagcgcatttattgtccgatttcgccgaaatttgggacagttagttgagttaggcccctcgacatctttctggaatatggcacagatcggaccagatttggatatagctgccatatagaccgatctctcttttacttgtttttagcacCTCAAAGGGGGATGTGAGCGAATCTATGTTTAGGGCGATTTGCTTATACAACAGACAAATAATTAGGCTAAGCGCACCAGTAGTCGGCAGTTTAAGGATTTTGCCCTTTTCAATCCATCCACCTTCCGGTTACAAATgttcaattcaattgaaatgtggttcttaaaattttgttttgttttagttgATATTATAAAagatttaaatttcttttggtaaatttttaatttcaattttatgaaaaaaacgttttttttcgGCACCATTTTCCGATGTTCGGCATGGCATGTTCCCTCGAGGAAGTTTGAAATAACAAAGAAATTattgtgctctcaaaattttacagcaaaagttaggtgtcggtaattattgaatttttcttcaaagtaaGCTGCTCtgctgaaaaaattaaaaaacaagtaaaagagtgctaagttcggcctggccgaatcttatatacggggatggattgcatttgttattgcccgatatggaccgtacttgtcatggcacctccaaaatttcaggtaaaacGGGTAAAAGTTGCGCCCtacagtggctcagagtgttaaattgagagatcgatttatatgacagctatatcaggttataaaccgatttagaccgtacttggcacagttgttggaagacattcCAAAACGATCTatgcaaattggataagagttgcgccctctagaagctcaagaaatctaataagtagatcggtatataaggcggccatatcaggttatggactgctttagaccatacttgccacagttgttggaagtaatttcGCCAtgacatgcgcaaaatttcagctaaatcggaaaagaattgcgccctctagaaactcaagaagtcttgTCGggatttggtttatatggcagctagatgaACCGTTTCAAACCGTCGggatttggtttatatggcagctagatgaacagtttcaaaccatacttagtagagctggcaaactatcgataatcgcaacattcgatagttttaataaaaaatatcgatactatcgttaataacccatcacctatatatcaaacgaaaatgagaattaaaaatcgggagatcaatttatataggagcaatatcaatgcacagaccaaataaaaccaaggttaataaagacaattagaagtcatgagagaaatcattgtacaaattcTTAGTctattcggatgaaaattgcgccctctataggcgcattgtatcttaaaggatacattctgTGTCCgattgcttttttataccctccaccataggatgggggtatactaatttcgtcattctgtttgtaactactcgaaatattcgtctgagaccccataaagtatatatattctagatcgtcgcgaaattttatgtcgatctagccatgtccgtccgtccgtctgtctgtcgaaagcacgctaacttccgaaggagtagagctagccgcttgaaattttgcacaaatacttcttattagtgtaggtcggttggtattgtaaatggaccatatcggtccatgttttgatatagctgccatataaaccgatcttgggtcttgacttcttgagcatctagaaggcgcaaatcttatccgattggaatgaaattttgcacgacgtattttgttctgatatccaacaactgtgccaagtatggttcaaatcggttcataacctgatatagctgccatataaaccgatcttgggtcttgatttcttaagcctctagcgtgcgcaattcttatccgatttgaatgaaattttgcatgacgtattttgttatgatatccaacaactgtgccaagtatggttcaaatcggttcataacctgatatagctgccatataaaccgatcttgggtcttgactcttgaacctctagaaggcgcaaatcttatccgattggaatgaaattttgcacgacgtattttgttctgatatccaacaaatgtgccaagtatggttcaaatcggtgcataatctggtatagctgtcatataaaccgatcttggatcttgacttcttgagccaactgagagagcaattctcatccgatttggctgaaattttgcatgaggtgttttgttatgacttccaataactgtgctaagtatggcgtaaatcgatatagaacctgatatagctgccgtaaaaaccgatctgggatcttgacttcttgaacctctagagggcgcaattctcatccgatttggctgaaattttgtacaagggcttctctcatgaccttcaacatacgtgtctagtatggtctgaatcgatcaatagcttgatacagcttttatataaacctatctcccgattttgcttcttgagcccctataaggcgcaattcttatccgaatgaactgaaatattacacattgactgctacaatgtcaatcagcattcgtttatggtccgaatcggactataacttgatatagctccaataggataacagttcttattcaatattctatgtttgtctaaaaagagataccgcgcatagaactcgacaaatgcgatcaatggtggagggtatataagattcggcccggccgaacttagcacgctcttacttgttttgtttagttttgcaaaaaatttaacttttgcgatagtatccatcggaaaaatatcaatcgatatttagtcaaaaaattaaatatcgatagtgccatcgatattttgccagctctaatacctagcgcagttgttggaagtgatacactatgtgcaaaatttcagccaaatcgtatactAATTGCggtctttagaggctcaagaagtcaggacccaagataggtttatttgcagctatatatcagtttatggactgatttagacactAACTGGCACGGTTGTTAGAATTCATTCCTCAACAatattcagacaaatcggataataattgcgccctctagaggctcaagaagtcaagacccacgagatcggtttatatggcagctatatcaaaacatataccgatttggtccacaaatcgcaaaatttcaagtgcctagctttactcctttgaatgttagcgtgctttcgacagacagacggacggacatggatagataaTTCTCATTTGTCTAAAGTGTGATGTTTTAATGTAgtaatgtttttcaaaaaagaaaaaaaaaacatataaaattcagaaaaatgcatgaaatctttatttaaatcgatagtacggtccacatatagtttaatgtttgaagattatttcatgcaaatgttgaccgtgaacaTAGCCCCTGTAAAAATAGTCTaatggcgttaaatcgcacaatctaggcggccaattgatcggtcTCGAACGTGAAGTAaagtgttcaccgaactcgcctctcagtaggtccattgttacgcgtgctgtgtggcatgtggcaccgtcttgttgaaaccacacgtcatgcaagtcaagctcttgggcaaaaaaaataccgctcaccattcacaattaccTTACGTTACGCCTCATCTTtgcagaagtacggtccaatgatgccaccagctcataaactgcaccaaactgtgactttttctgcatgcattggtagctcttgctatgtttctggctgatattcacttccaatcgacaattctgcttatttacgtagctgttgagccaaaaatgagcttcatcgtaaaatggaagaagcgcgcgaagaACTTTTTTAACGcaaattgataataaaattcaataatttgtaagcgttgtttgtttgtaagacgattcatggttaaattctagaccaaattgtagaTGTTTGTGAAACAGTGAaagaaaacacgaaacgtggaTGAGCCGttgaaaccagtgttgccaaaaagataatggctaaaaaattaccctttacaaTTGACACACAATTAAATATAATAACTTGAAATGCATGTAGCTTCTTAACTATGCTTCtaccaaaaaatccaaaaatttcatcgaaaattttttaaaaactcaaACTTGCATAATATAACTTAAAAATGCTTGGGTCTCCTTAACTaatagatcgattaagaattgcaacTAATATATAGTTGCGTTATATGGAGATAAAATCTTGGTATGCAAATTGTTATAAATTTGGATTTATTCAGTTTCATTCAGtatgaatattttgaaatacAAATTGAAATGAATAGAAAGTACATTTCAATTCGCAATTGAACACAATGATTGAAATTTCTGTAAGAATTTTGCCGGTAGGCAACGCAACTGAATTCATAATCGACCCATACGTTTCTAAACGAAGATAGGACGCCGAGGCGTGTCTTCACTAAGAAAATAGAAAACTTCTTTGGAAATGGTTTCGGGAGTCAAAAGTGCATAtgataacttaaaatgcttataACTCTCTAACTGTAGGTATAATCAAGGAAAGTGTGTTAAGGCATGGCTCCAAAAAAAAGACTGAAAACTTCAGTGAAAATTCTTCAAGACTatattatataatatatatatatataacctaTAGCTTCTTAACTATGTCTCTaccaaaaaattcaacatttttcaaaaaaacaagatTGC from the Stomoxys calcitrans chromosome 1, idStoCalc2.1, whole genome shotgun sequence genome contains:
- the LOC106086274 gene encoding general odorant-binding protein lush precursor, translating into MLHLIWIILRWFLFCLVTNVSLTKAVTMEQFEQSLDMMRNGCTPKFKIPVEKLDLLRVGNYEEVENVADIKCYTKCVAQLAGTVTRKGDFSIQKALAQVPIILPKELQDDATAALSNCKDAQKDYKDSCDRVFYTTKCVRDFKPEVFKFP